Part of the Salinimonas lutimaris genome, GACATCGACGTACAACTGCACTCAGACGTAGCAACGTCTGTTAAAGTAGTTATCATCGCTGAAGCGTAAGCGTTAGTTAATGATTGAAAAAGCCGCTCTTTTAAGAGCGGCTTTTTTGTTTGTCAGGTGGCTTTTTCAGCCCGTCTGCGACACTTTTCCCGCCATTCTCTATCGACCACCTCCAGGGTGGTATAGTGGCCAGCCTGAGACGTCAGTGCCGGGTCATAAACACTTTGCATAATCGCTGCAATACTCACCGTATTGTCGGGCCGTGACACCAGCGAAACCGAATCATCAAGGTTAAGCACACCGGTCTCTATTACCCGGTAATACCAGCCTGTAATACCGTGCAGTCCAACCAGACGGTCCATATTTTTGATTCCGAAGCGGTGCGAAATTTTATTACACGGAGCCCGCGGGGCACTAACCTGCAACACCACCTCGCCAAACCGATAGACATCGCCAATAAATACATTGTTGTCATGCATACCTTCAACAAGCAGGTTTTCACCGATGGTTCCGGGGGCAAAACTGTGCTGAGGAAGCAGACGGTCAAGCTGCTGGTAGCCTTCATAGCTATACTGATGGAGCACTTTTTCCGGCCCGCCGTGCAATTTTTTATTGCCCTGTTCATCCTCATCGGTGCCGGTTTGTCTGACCGTCAGCGTGCTGGCTGAAGCTTTGATGATACTGCTGGGCGCGCCACGCGGCCCGAAAGGAGCGGGTTTGCCGGCAAACAGCGCGTTTATCTGCATAACATGACCTGCGTAAGTGAGTTTGTGTCATTATGAGGTAAACAACAGGCAAAAAAAATATGAATAAGCTTTAAACCTTTGTCTGTTTTTCTGCAACTTACCTGATAACCAATAATCAATAACCTGAACCAGCGGGTAGAACACCATCATGGAAATTGTAACGAGCGCAGAGGATTTTTCTTCTGTGAGTCAGTCATCCGATCCTGACCATGCGCTGATACAAGCAGTGAAATCCGGCGACATGCAGGCTTACCAGACTCTGTATGAGTTGTATGGCAAGCGTGTATATGCGTTGTGTTACCGGCTAACGGCAGACCGGGCGCTGGCCGAGGATGCTACCCAGGAAGTGTTTATTCAGCTATGGCAAAAACTGGGCAATTTTTCCGGTCAAAGTCGATTTTCAACCTGGCTGCATAGTGTTACAGCGAATGTCACACTGAGTTATATCCGCAAACAAAAAGGCTGGGTAAAGCGCATGTTTAATCTGGAGGACAGTTCGGTAGCTCTGCAGGCAGAGGCGCAGAGTTGCTCCAGCCAGATTGATCTCGACAGTCTGATTTGCCGGCTACCCGAACGGGCCAGAGTGGTATTTGTACTGCACGCCATAGAAGGGCTTCGGCATGAAGACATTGGCCGAATGTTAAATATTGCCACCGGCTCGAGTAAAGCGCAGTTTCATCGGGCTAAACAGTTTTTAAGTGAGTGGATGGGAGACAATCATGGCTGATTTTGAACAGCGTCTGAAACGCCAGCTGGACGAATTACCGCGTGAGTTAAACCCGGACAGAGACTTATGGGCCGGTATTGAACATGGCGTAAAACACGAGCGGGAAACCAGATATGGCCAGTCACGA contains:
- a CDS encoding RNA polymerase sigma factor, which translates into the protein MEIVTSAEDFSSVSQSSDPDHALIQAVKSGDMQAYQTLYELYGKRVYALCYRLTADRALAEDATQEVFIQLWQKLGNFSGQSRFSTWLHSVTANVTLSYIRKQKGWVKRMFNLEDSSVALQAEAQSCSSQIDLDSLICRLPERARVVFVLHAIEGLRHEDIGRMLNIATGSSKAQFHRAKQFLSEWMGDNHG
- a CDS encoding MOSC domain-containing protein — protein: MQINALFAGKPAPFGPRGAPSSIIKASASTLTVRQTGTDEDEQGNKKLHGGPEKVLHQYSYEGYQQLDRLLPQHSFAPGTIGENLLVEGMHDNNVFIGDVYRFGEVVLQVSAPRAPCNKISHRFGIKNMDRLVGLHGITGWYYRVIETGVLNLDDSVSLVSRPDNTVSIAAIMQSVYDPALTSQAGHYTTLEVVDREWREKCRRRAEKAT